The following proteins are encoded in a genomic region of Coffea eugenioides isolate CCC68of chromosome 6, Ceug_1.0, whole genome shotgun sequence:
- the LOC113774660 gene encoding CRM-domain containing factor CFM3, chloroplastic/mitochondrial, with translation MATSQSPLNFLSQTPFPYPSSSSSQSHFLIPLLETRCLSRALKFKTCCSTHSIEIGTQQSSLTRKKRKPRPSFLEQIQDKWSRKPTILIEKLPWEEEEKEEAKFENFEEDEERNVRFSNGVVSQTASEKSSAVSQPVSSGLPEKVILPPWEHGKKPRKKSQFDNPVRNSRRASNGTESLNGLNDHAQNYATNGRVIQNCNNFEGKFDLDEQSGEKGVKDDETRNGFNEHSENYVTSFSVFQDVKKMEEKLKLDEEIGENGAKKDDTSNELSQTGEFLFNEIDKGAEHSNNGLGAFQNYVKDSGDTSESVRLPWESESDQQYHEGKRLRKSNTEVAEKVIPEPELKRLRNLALRMVERIKVGAAGVTQALVDSIHEKWKLDEVVKLKFEGPTAMNMRWTHQILESRTGGLVIWRSGSTVVLYRGMGYKLDCVQSYARQTQDKTKEFESSGVQVNNFARSIGTSCSAEPSTAKSYSNNLSVKELKDRSELNLLLDELGPRFKDWSGREPVPVDADLLPDVVPGYRPPFRLLPHGIRHGLRDKEMTFFRRSARVLPPHFALGRNRQLQGLALAMVKLWEKCAIAKIAIKRGVQNTCNERMAEELKVLTGGTLLSRNKEYIVFYRGNDFLPSGVTQALVEKERETVLQQDEEEIARQRALALIASNVKVAERPLVAGTLSETKAATLRWNNQATGEDLEKMMRDSAVAKHAALVKSLENKLAIAKGKITKAEKAVLKVQENFEPAEQPTDLETINDEERFLFRKMGLSMKPYLFLGRRGIFDGTIENMHLHWKYRELVKIFVERKSFPQVKHIAISLEAESGGILVSVDKTAKGYLIIVYRGKNYLPPSAFRPKNLLTRRQALARSIELQRREALKHHVAELQEKIEKLKSELEDMKNVKEIDEETLYSRVDDASDDDELQEDEDEDAYLETYNCSGDVGTS, from the exons ATGGCAACTTCGCAATCGCCATTGAATTTTCTCTCCCAGACTCCATTTCCATAcccttcttcatcttcttcacaATCTCACTTTCTCATTCCACTATTAGAAACCCGTTGCTTAAGCAGAGCTCTCAAGTTTAAAACTTGTTGTTCGACTCATTCTATTGAAATTGGCACGCAGCAAAGTAGCCTCACCAGGAAGAAGAGAAAGCCCAGGCCTAGCTTTCTTGAGCAAATTCAAGATAAATGGTCTCGGAAACCCACTATCTTGATAGAAAAACTCCCatgggaagaagaagaaaaagaagaagcaaagttcgaaaattttgaagaagatgaagagCGAAATGTGAGATTTTCCAATGGGGTTGTTTCTCAGACAGCAAGTGAAAAGAGCTCTGCAGTTAGTCAGCCAGTGAGTTCTGGTTTACCAGAAAAGGTAATATTGCCTCCTTGGGAGCATGGAAAAAAGCCCAGAAAAAAGTCCCAGTTTGATAATCCAGTTAGAAACTCGAGGCGGGCCAGTAATGGTACTGAAAGCCTCAATGGCCTTAATGATCATGCTCAAAATTATGCTACTAACGGTCGTGTAATTCAAAATTGTAATAATTTTGAGGGAAAATTTGATCTTGATGAGCAAAGTGGAGAAAAGGGTGTCAAGGATGATGAAACCCGAAATGGCTTTAATGAGCATTCTGAAAATTATGTTACCAGCTTTAGTGTATTTCAAGATGTAAAGAAAATGGAGGAAAAGCTTAAACTTGATGAGGAAATTGGAGAAAATGGTGCCAAGAAGGATGATACTTCGAATGAGCTGTCACAGACAGGTGAGTTTTTGTTTAATGAGATAGACAAGGGTGCTGAACATAGCAATAATGGGTTGGGGGCTTTTCAGAATTATGTGAAGGATTCAGGGGATACTAGTGAATCAGTGAGGTTGCCGTGGGAGAGTGAGAGTGATCAACAATATCATGAAGGGAAAAGATTAAGAAAAAGTAACACTGAGGTGGCAGAGAAAGTAATACCCGAGCCTGAATTGAAGAGGCTTAGGAATTTGGCTTTGAGGATGGTAGAGAGAATAAAGGTTGGGGCAGCCGGTGTAACGCAGGCATTGGTGGACTCTATTCATGAGAAGTGGAAGCTGGATGAGGTGGTGAAGCTGAAATTCGAAGGTCCTACTGCCATGAATATGAGGTGGACACACCAGATTCTAGAG AGTAGAACTGGAGGTTTGGTTATTTGGAGATCAGGCAGTACAGTGGTGTTGTACAGAGGAATGGGATACAAATTAGATTGTGTACAGTCGTATGCTAGACAAACTCAAGACAAGACAAAGGAATTTGAATCTTCAGGAGTTCAGGTGAATAATTTTGCTCGAAGCATCGGTACCTCATGCTCTGCTGAACCATCGACTGCTAAATCTTATTCGAACAACCTATCTGTCAAAGAACTCAAGGATCGAAGTGAGCTCAACCTACTGCTGGATGAACTTGGTCCACGGTTCAAAGATTGGTCAGGGCGTGAACCAGTGCCTGTTGATGCTGACTTGCTTCCTGATGTTGTTCCTGGATATAGACCCCCATTTAGGCTTCTACCTCATGGGATAAGACATGGTTTACGTGACAAAGAAATGACATTTTTCCGTAGGAGTGCCAGAGTATTGCCTCCACATTTTGCCCTAG GAAGAAACAGACAACTGCAAGGTCTGGCATTGGCAATGGTAAAGTTGTGGGAAAAGTGTGCTATTGCAAAGATAGCCATCAAACGTGGTGTACAGAATACTTGCAATGAAAGAATGGCAGAAGAACTCAAG GTATTAACTGGAGGTACACTAttgtcaagaaacaaggaaTATATCGTATTTTACAGGGGAAATGATTTTTTGCCATCTGGTGTTACGCAAGCATTAgtggaaaaagagagagaaactgTTCTCCAACAGGATGAGGAAGAAATAGCGCGTCAGAGAGCATTGGCCCTGATTGCGTCAAATGTCAAAGTTGCTGAACGGCCTTTAGTTGCCGGAACCCTTTCTGAGACAAAGGCAGCAACCTTGCGCTGGAACAACCAGGCAACTGGTGAAGATTTAGAGAAGATGATGAGAGATTCAGCTGTAGCAAAGCATGCTGCTTTGGTTAAATCTCTTGAGAACAAGCTAGCTATT GCAAAAGGGAAGATAACAAAGGCCGAGAAGGCTGTATTGAAAGTGCAAGAAAATTTTGAACCTGCTGAACAACCCACTGACTTGGAAACTATAAATGATGAGGAAAGGTTTTTATTTCGGAAAATGGGTCTGAGTATGAAACCATATCTGTTTCTAG GAAGGAGAGGCATTTTTGATGGTACCATTGAAAATATGCACCTGCACTGGAAGTACAGAGAGctggtgaagatttttgtggaaCGAAAAAGTTTCCCACAAGTCAAACATATTGCAATTTCTCTTGAGGCAGAGAGTGGTGGTATTTTAGTATCAGTTGACAAAACTGCCAAAGGATATCTCATTATTGTTTATCGTGGAAAAAATTATCTCCCTCCTAGTGCATTTAGGCCTAAAAATCTTCTGACAAGAAGGCAAGCATTGGCTCGTTCTATTGAGCTTCAGAGACGTGAG GCTTTAAAGCATCATGTTGCAGAGTTGCAAGAAAAAATTGAGAAGCTGAAATCTGAGCTT GAAGATATGAAGAATGTCAAGGAGATCGATGAGGAGACCTTGTACTCAAGGGTGGATGATGCATCCGATGATGATGAATTGCAAGAA gatgaagatgaagatgcaTATCTTGAGACGTATAACTGCAGCGGTGATGTTGGAACTTCTTGA
- the LOC113774661 gene encoding uncharacterized protein LOC113774661 isoform X2, producing the protein MSENPVTRQQKVTLQNKHGEKLVGVFHDAGSADVVVLCHGFRSSKMNETMMNFSAALEKEGISAFRFDFAGNGESEGLFQYGNYWREVEDLRSVVEYFIAANRRITAILGHSKGGNIVLLYASKYHDICNVINVSGRYKLDRGIEERLGKDFLERIKKDGHIDVKSGAGDVQYRVTVESMMDRLNTNMHEACLVIDKECRVLTVHGSADEIIPVEDALDFAKIIPNHKLHIIEGADHSYTSHQAELTSVVLPFIKEGLAGGQ; encoded by the exons ATGTCAGAAAACCCAG TAACTAGGCAGCAGAAAGTCACTTTACAGAACAAACATGGTGAAAAGCTTGTGGGCGTCTTCCATGATGCTGGATCTGCAGATGTTGTAGTCTTATGTCATGGATTTCGATCCTCAAAG ATGAACGAGACTATGATGAATTTTTCTGCTGCTCTAGAGAAAGAAGGAATTAGCGCATTTCGATTTGACTTTGCTGGAAATGG AGAAAGTGAAGGCTTATTTCAGTATGGCAACTACTGGAGAGAGGTTGAGGACTTGCGATCTGTGGTTGAGTACTTCATTGCAGCCAACCGTAGGATTACTGCAATTCTTGGGCACAGTAAAG GTGGCAATATTGTGCTGCTATATGCATCTAAATATCATGATATTTGCAATGTGATCAATGTGTCTGGCCGTTACAAACTGGATAGGGGCATTGAGGAGCGACTGGGAAAAGACTTTTTGGAAAGAATCAAGAAAGATGGCCATATTGATGTCAAAAGTGGAGCTG GTGATGTTCAATACCGTGTCACGGTGGAAAGCATGATGGATCGACTGAACACAAACATGCATGAGGCGTGCCTTGTAATTGACAAAGAATGCAG GGTATTAACGGTGCATGGGTCTGCCGATGAAATTATCCCTGTGGAAGATGCCTTGGATTTTGCAAAGATCATACCAAATCACAAGTTGCACATTATTGAAGGTGCTGACCACAGTTATACTTCACATCAAGCTGAATTAACTTCTGTTGTTCTGCCTTTCATTAAAGAAGGCCTTGCAGGAGGCCAGTAA
- the LOC113774661 gene encoding uncharacterized protein LOC113774661 isoform X1: MGIARVCDFNLVLPCSFFSRKSHLSKLSNNQVRFIPSPDQSFRAKTSISMSENPVTRQQKVTLQNKHGEKLVGVFHDAGSADVVVLCHGFRSSKMNETMMNFSAALEKEGISAFRFDFAGNGESEGLFQYGNYWREVEDLRSVVEYFIAANRRITAILGHSKGGNIVLLYASKYHDICNVINVSGRYKLDRGIEERLGKDFLERIKKDGHIDVKSGAGDVQYRVTVESMMDRLNTNMHEACLVIDKECRVLTVHGSADEIIPVEDALDFAKIIPNHKLHIIEGADHSYTSHQAELTSVVLPFIKEGLAGGQ; encoded by the exons ATGGGAATAGCCAGGGTCTGTGATTTCAATCTGGTCCTCCCATGTTCTTTCTTTTCCAGAAAATCTCATCTATCAAAACTTTCCAATAATCAGGTCCGATTCATTCCTTCACCCGATCAGAGCTTCAGAGCTAAAACATCAATCAGCATGTCAGAAAACCCAG TAACTAGGCAGCAGAAAGTCACTTTACAGAACAAACATGGTGAAAAGCTTGTGGGCGTCTTCCATGATGCTGGATCTGCAGATGTTGTAGTCTTATGTCATGGATTTCGATCCTCAAAG ATGAACGAGACTATGATGAATTTTTCTGCTGCTCTAGAGAAAGAAGGAATTAGCGCATTTCGATTTGACTTTGCTGGAAATGG AGAAAGTGAAGGCTTATTTCAGTATGGCAACTACTGGAGAGAGGTTGAGGACTTGCGATCTGTGGTTGAGTACTTCATTGCAGCCAACCGTAGGATTACTGCAATTCTTGGGCACAGTAAAG GTGGCAATATTGTGCTGCTATATGCATCTAAATATCATGATATTTGCAATGTGATCAATGTGTCTGGCCGTTACAAACTGGATAGGGGCATTGAGGAGCGACTGGGAAAAGACTTTTTGGAAAGAATCAAGAAAGATGGCCATATTGATGTCAAAAGTGGAGCTG GTGATGTTCAATACCGTGTCACGGTGGAAAGCATGATGGATCGACTGAACACAAACATGCATGAGGCGTGCCTTGTAATTGACAAAGAATGCAG GGTATTAACGGTGCATGGGTCTGCCGATGAAATTATCCCTGTGGAAGATGCCTTGGATTTTGCAAAGATCATACCAAATCACAAGTTGCACATTATTGAAGGTGCTGACCACAGTTATACTTCACATCAAGCTGAATTAACTTCTGTTGTTCTGCCTTTCATTAAAGAAGGCCTTGCAGGAGGCCAGTAA